One Antedon mediterranea chromosome 1, ecAntMedi1.1, whole genome shotgun sequence genomic window, CCGAAATTGTCTGTGGCCGAAGTTGGCCTAATGCCGTCCGCACGCGTTGGTACTACCCGATCGTCTGTcaattgtaggcctagctaggcctaactctAGTTTAGGCGGCCTACTTTAGTTCACTTACAGTTGCCCCAGCCAAAGCATGTACCATTGTTTTATAAGAAAACAAAGAATCTGATCCACTCATCTTATGATCGTTTTTCTAGTCAGATCTAGGCCTAGTGGAATTTGAAATGAAACAAATATAGGTCTaggccttaggctaggctagtctaACAAAATCATGTTCTACTTTTTGAAACTCACAACGTCTGTTTTAAAAGTCTACTCAGATCAATAATCAATTTGGACGTTTATGATTGGCTGTAGCCGGTCATGGATGGATGATTTTCTAATgattgtatattaataataataacatttgatgtaaatgtaatattaacattagcactgtgttttattataaacattttggtatactagttaaacacaatgataaaggattgataaattaaaaataatgaattaacaTCGCTATTAACAATGTGGTTTGCTATTTAAACCAATTTGGTATAAAATTTTATCTCTGGCAAGGCTCAGCCGCGCGTGTATTTAAAAGGAACAAGCTCAATGATGGATCAGTTCTTTAAACACGTTGCTGTAGTTTGTGGAAGTTTTTTTGtctttgtgtttaaaattggtTCGACCTATTTCCAGACTTTATATCTAAAAAATGGCTCTTCGTACCAGATCTCAAGTGGTTAGATTTTCgttatttcagtatattatgTGCTTTAATCAActttaaattgattttgatttaaCCGAAACCGTCGGTTGTTTGTGGATCGGATGGCTTTCCTACTGGGCTCTGCTGGCATGCCTTCTTTGGTTTAGCCTAGGCATACCGCGGCTAGGTGCCGTCTAGACAGGGagatttattttacatctccctggtctAGATGTCGGCCATTTTAGGCAAGGCATATAATATTAAGATCCCAGCTTACTACCGAAGATATTTTTTTTACGCCACTGGACGTATAACAACAAAAGATAGTTATATGTTACATGTACAGCTGCTGCTTGTTATACATACCGCAGTTGAGATTGAGTTGGCCGCCGCTGGACGTACGTGTAAAACTCGTCCTAACCCCAACCTTCTAAATATTAAATCTCTCTAGGCCATAGCATCATCACAAACACGCCACACAGCTGGCTTGCAGGAAAGCCCTttccataaataaaataacggAAAAAAGCTAATCCTAAATCATGTGGATTAACACGCGGCATCTAGGCCTAAATGCTCTATAATGCCAGTCGCGGTACGATAACGCTTGTTATACGTACCATCGCTGTACGTATAGCCAGTcccttaattttgttttgtttttttgcttattttttttttcagaatgtcAATGAAAACAAGTCCAATGCAAGGCTTGCATTGCTGGCTGCCAAGACAAGAGTTTCAACACGTGATGTCAAGTCAAGAGCAGCTCTCGGAAACATTAGCAATGTTACTAGACAGTCGAATAGACTTGCTGAAAAGGTACGAATAAAAACTACATTGCATAAGAtcctacttttttttttgtccgtttcaatttgtttttacacctttttttttttcaggcggCGGTGAAGAAGCCAGCTCGAATGACTAAATCAAAAGCCACATCATCATTGCTTTCAGTTGCAACAGTGAAGCCTGAAATTGTAAGCACTGTggttttatctttaaaaaaaaatagaataaaattgttataattttttacttcaatatttcatgtttttctATTTCTAGGCACCAAAATCCCCAAAGGCTATGGATACAACTGAAATGGGTCAAATTGCACAGGCATTTTCCGAGAAAATGATTATCAACATAGAGGACATTGATAAACATGATAGCGATGACCCACAATTGTGCTGTGAATATGTTAATGACATATATGATTACATGAGGCACTTGGAACACGTTCTTAAAGTAACAAAAGATTATATGGAGGGTCAGAGTATCAACAGTAAAATGAGAACCATCCTTGTGGATTGGTTAGTTCAAGTGCATCTTCGTTTTGAGCTTCTGCAAGAGACTCTCTTTCTTGCTGTTCAGCTTATTGACCGCTATTTGGAGGTAAATAACTAAGATAAAAGTGCTTCAAGCTGTAACGCATTCTCAACATGCGTTAACTcttcatttatttttctttttcagttAAAACCAGTTTCGAAAGACAAATTACAACTTGTTGGTGTTACTGCAATGTTCATTGCCTGCAAGTATGAAGAGATGTACCCACCTATAATGGTCGACTTTGTTTACATCACCGATAACGCTTACACCACAAGCCAAATCAGGATCATGGAAATTCAAATGTTGTCTGCCCTCAACTTCGGATTAGGAAAACCCTTGTGCATTCATTTTCTTCGCAGAAATTCCAAAGCTGGAGAGGTGCTATATCGTTCCAACTTCCGGGTATTTCACTAGCAAGCATGCGTTAGTTTTTGGGGAGCACATTGGAAGCCCTACTGTCTCATCTAGAGAATCGTTCCCCAAATTAacaaatttcatcttttttttttataggttaCCCCAAAGCAACATACCTTAGCCAAATACTTAATGGAACTGACCCTTCCTGAATATGAGATGGTGCAATATAACCCTTCAGAAATTGCTGCTGCAGCACTTTGTCTCTCTATGAAACTGCTAGATACTGATGCCCAATGGAACCCAACAATCGTACACTACAGCACCTACactgaattttatttattaccgATTATAAAGAAGATGGCTTCAATAGTATACAAATCACCCACTTCAAAATACCAGGTACAGTATTTATTGGTACAGTAATACATTGAGATGGTCCCCGTTTCGAAATGAAATAGCTTGCATTGCAAGAATAAAAATTTCCTTGGAAATAAATTCAATTGATTATTATCTTAatatatgattattttattcttcCAGGCTGTTCGTTCAAAATACTCAAGCAGTAAATTTCTGAAGATCTGTACACTGTCTGAACTTTCCTCGCCAACAATCAAGCAGCTAGCAGAGGAATAAGATGacttatgtaaatatatttcgCGCGGGTTTCTACAAATTTTATCATGTTATACAAATTCACCATTATACGTGCCAAGCTTAATTCTGACGATGACTTGAATAGTCCAGCCATATAGTTAggcattttatttaaaattatgtattttgatcacttttaattatatatagCCTGTAtcaatgtaattttatatttaatcttGTTTTAGTTGTAAATGTatagtaatttaatattaaagttgttataaaaatattttctttgcATTTGGATTTTATTGTCATGCCTCCTCTACCACTCATCCCCTTAGTTTGCCTGCCCCACGCTCCATCAATTTTCTGCTCTTGGCAAAATTTGAAATCTAATCAACAAAACCCTGCacaataatttagttttatgGCATACTAGTGccgttccgccgtaccacgccgagaatgtcgctatccaatcgagtttgaacaataccatgaaagtcccagtggtctaatggttaatggttctcacagatttcttcatctttattgtttcaaattaaatttcagtatatcaccgggcggtttagaattactgttctttgcccgatttgtttatatatattatactagCAATTCgtttaaagccttctcagtaGCCTACATAACACCCGACACCAGTATCTCCAAATACTCGCCAACCCCCACCccccacccctcttcaataacacttttaaaaacaaattaatccCAGTGATGGACAGATTCAACTTCAAATTGAGAGGGGTATACATAGCTCTGATAGGGAATAGTTTAAGTACGTTGTAAtctgtgtaaatgaataggtgtcatattggctgataattaaaatatctaattttgataCTGCGGTTCCCctagccttctttctcctcttaCCATCCCAGCCACAATACAAttccctggacagttcaaatgtagtaaATATTCCTAGTCAATCATTATATACGCTACTTCATTCCGCCAGTATTTTCGATCCTCCTCCTTCCCCTcccaacacaccccagatactgggtgatgtgtttaagacggttccagtacaaattgTGTTAGCCGagtcactcccaacccataatccctcagtggtagtttccaaatgtagtttaaaacattcccagtacagtatcggtcatggtgataggcctacatccccaccccaaactccatTCCCCTTCCCagggataattaaaatacattttccaAGCACAATTCTGGTCAATTTGATAGCCAACTACTCCTAGCCTAACCGAAATCCCCACTATCACATGAACCCCACCTCCCAATCCCCCTCCCTCACAAAATCCCCAGACTTtttgaaatgtagtttaaaactttcccggtacaattgcgatcattttgataccttattgtcacgaactcctctcacgtatgtttccgagcggttgaaaatactttaggaactcccttgtgacataaaagtatacacacaaaatccacaaagttgtaaaataactcaaaaacaaagctttaatttcaatcaacttcaacttttaacaatccagtaagcactttatacaacagcttcacaataactttacaatataacatccaacctctaatccaacaaccttacaatagtttacatccctttatatacaagatgctcctatccttctagatcattctttatacttctcattattacatgattacagtttctattaatagcacttctggaatgttcttgattgttcttattaattatacatggtttcttaaatcaaaacatcttattctagaatgttcatgtaaatactatgttactctatatgttagggaatggtaatttattacacttatatgtatggttacatgcagaaacagaaatttgtataacgaacaaacatcgaaagtgggccatttgaccacattttggaccctaacttggatcctagatggcggatgatgttgaaatgtagtttagaaccttcccggtacaattccggtcattttgataccccatatgtaaggttatgtgcagtaacaaaaatttgtataacgaacaaacaaacagacgtacaaactctctcacttataatatagactagcaattatacccgccccagggcgggtttcaaaattagtttacagccttctcagtacataacacccgacgccagtatctgtctatactcaccaacATCGACCCCTCAAcaacaccccatactctttcttaaaaacaaaatcttcccagtgatggacaaattcaattcaacctaagcttcgaattgagaggagtatTCATAActacgatgggtctaataatggttgtagtacgttgtaaattgtgtaaatgaataggtgtcatattggctgataattaaaatttgtaatttagatactgcgggcacccagccaccatcaacaaaccttaactcctcccctggacagttcaaatttagtaacttttcctagtacaatccaatcatataggctacttcattacgctagtattttcgctcctTCTCCCTCTACAAAAAACACACGccagatacactgggtgatCTGTTGAAGCCGGTTCCagtacaatttatattattatcactcccaacccataatccctcagtggcagttttcaaatgtagtttaaaacattccaaatacagtttcggtcatggtgataggcctagatgtacatccccaccccaaactcccatccgcttcccagggatgattaaatactttaaaagtttccaaccacaattctggtgtaagcaaaatccccactCTCTCCTGAAACCAAACTCCCAaaccctatctcccaaccccactctcccacaatGTACGTTTTTTTTCTTGGAGGAttggtgatgtagttgaacacagtaacagtaaacaacatgtgtatgttcacacaggtatggatgtctgtaatgaggCAATCCAAGAGACCAACaaatagctggatatggttaaagtactttgctaaatgtgtaatttaataggtgtcatattgtttaatgaatgaaatatgtatagctatatctatatttccccaaacgccttgctgaggataattcaaatactgtaaaacttttgtagtataattttacaattcgatagcctacaaccccgagccctagcaaaaatgacatcacaaaccaccacacaaccacccccccccccccccacccgttccacaaaaaccccaggagtcgggggaatttttttaaatgtagtttaaaaccttccgggtacaattgccatcattctgataccccatacgtatggttacgtgcagacacagaaatttttataacgaacaaacatcgaaagtgggggttttgaccacattttggtccctaacttggatcctaggtggcggatgatgttgaaatatagcttagaacattcccggtacaattgcggtcattttgataccccatatgtaagattatgtgcagtaacaaaattttgtataacgaacaaacagacaaacagacaaactctctcacttataatatagatgcCATTCCCACTACCAGGGGGACACGAAATTGATTGGATTgattgattggacgtgtgaaaatattatttaataggcAACATAGATGGTTATCCTATTGTTCTAGGATAAAAACTTAAACTTTcgatttcttttgtttgtttacactTACGGACGTCTTGTAAGAACCAATCTTTAAAGGaatgataaataaatgacaaaCACGAAAGAAGTGTTTAACATAGATGATACTAGGGGatatttagattttattgtGTCGTTAACTTTCTGCTggtacaacaaattaaaatatatatgtaccATCTCATGTGATGTGCGAATGAAAATTTAGATTTCTATCCATTTCCTTTTTATGACAGGCTTGCcttgtaatttgtattttttgttgtgGTTTTGATATGAATAGGGATTTCCCGTTTGTATGTTATACATT contains:
- the LOC140048122 gene encoding G2/mitotic-specific cyclin-B-like; protein product: MALRTRSQVNVNENKSNARLALLAAKTRVSTRDVKSRAALGNISNVTRQSNRLAEKAAVKKPARMTKSKATSSLLSVATVKPEIAPKSPKAMDTTEMGQIAQAFSEKMIINIEDIDKHDSDDPQLCCEYVNDIYDYMRHLEHVLKVTKDYMEGQSINSKMRTILVDWLVQVHLRFELLQETLFLAVQLIDRYLELKPVSKDKLQLVGVTAMFIACKYEEMYPPIMVDFVYITDNAYTTSQIRIMEIQMLSALNFGLGKPLCIHFLRRNSKAGEVTPKQHTLAKYLMELTLPEYEMVQYNPSEIAAAALCLSMKLLDTDAQWNPTIVHYSTYTEFYLLPIIKKMASIVYKSPTSKYQAVRSKYSSSKFLKICTLSELSSPTIKQLAEE